From Weissella confusa, a single genomic window includes:
- a CDS encoding HD domain-containing protein — translation MQDWQRDTAYYNIVKDLLAHPQVQELANYTQHHHSDRLTHSIAVSYVSYKWALRLGLNATAVARAGILHDLFFYDWRTTKFELGTHAFIHPRVSLRNAEKITQLSPMEKDIILKHMWGATAALPHYRESFLLDLVDDYMAVAEFFSPASARVKRLFHAH, via the coding sequence ATGCAAGATTGGCAACGCGATACCGCGTATTATAATATCGTGAAAGATTTGTTGGCCCATCCCCAAGTGCAAGAGTTGGCTAATTACACCCAACACCACCACTCGGATCGGCTAACCCATTCAATTGCGGTTTCATATGTGAGCTACAAGTGGGCATTACGTCTTGGCTTGAATGCAACTGCGGTCGCACGAGCTGGTATTTTGCACGATCTCTTCTTTTATGATTGGCGTACCACGAAGTTCGAGCTAGGAACGCATGCGTTTATTCATCCCCGTGTTTCACTACGAAACGCCGAGAAGATTACGCAGCTATCACCGATGGAAAAGGATATTATCCTGAAACACATGTGGGGCGCAACGGCTGCGCTACCACATTATCGCGAAAGCTTTTTGCTGGATTTGGTCGATGATTATATGGCGGTCGCTGAGTTTTTCTCACCGGCATCAGCCCGCGTCAAGCGACTATTCCACGCACATTAA
- a CDS encoding winged helix-turn-helix transcriptional regulator, with amino-acid sequence MAVASHEVVANTLCDKFIATFDILGRKWNGLIIEVLLNNGPRRFKDLAQAVTKCSDRVLVERLKELEAAGIVERRTYEDSSLIEYALTERGESMRPMMAAIHEWSDNWNA; translated from the coding sequence ATGGCAGTAGCATCACATGAAGTAGTAGCAAACACATTGTGCGACAAGTTTATCGCAACGTTTGATATCTTGGGACGTAAGTGGAATGGCTTGATCATCGAAGTATTGTTGAACAACGGCCCACGTCGTTTCAAGGATTTGGCGCAAGCTGTGACGAAGTGCTCAGACCGTGTTTTGGTTGAGCGTTTGAAGGAATTGGAAGCAGCTGGAATCGTTGAGCGTCGTACATATGAAGACTCATCATTGATTGAATACGCTTTGACTGAGCGTGGTGAGTCAATGCGTCCTATGATGGCTGCCATTCACGAATGGTCAGACAACTGGAACGCCTAA
- a CDS encoding MFS transporter, whose protein sequence is MVTFYSLFVIIGPYTVATYHVSNAMAGLVTGMTIIGTMIARFSAGILTTKFSARQLTIISMAILVPVLLAYQLQGGLIYLLVVRFIQGLSVGITGTVTNTAVINVISTERRAEGIAYFSLATILGTAFGPFLALLITQHASYSTLFWLEFLTGLVALIASLFVKSDKVYIETKPVAKEASQRFDIRTLMEPRVLPISLTLGFVTIGYAALQADLDFFASQLHLVTFASYFFLVYAFVILLSRPLVGRLMDRKNENYVIYPSLVILAIGLLLLATMVNGWMMLLAAIFIGVGFGNFQSAVQSTTSQIIPADRLTQATATYFIAYEASLGFGPSIIGLFEPYLGYRHLFMVMVAITVIGLVVYHLVHGRRVKA, encoded by the coding sequence ATGGTGACGTTCTATAGTCTTTTTGTCATTATTGGCCCCTACACTGTGGCAACGTATCATGTCAGCAATGCCATGGCTGGTCTGGTGACCGGTATGACAATTATTGGTACGATGATTGCGCGCTTTTCAGCTGGTATCTTAACCACCAAGTTCAGTGCGCGCCAATTGACCATCATTAGTATGGCAATTTTGGTCCCTGTGCTACTGGCCTATCAGCTACAAGGCGGTTTGATTTATTTGCTTGTTGTCCGTTTCATCCAAGGATTATCAGTCGGGATTACCGGTACTGTGACAAACACAGCTGTCATCAACGTCATTTCAACCGAACGACGTGCTGAAGGAATTGCCTACTTCTCTTTGGCTACAATCCTCGGTACGGCGTTCGGTCCTTTCTTGGCTTTGTTGATCACGCAACATGCTTCATATAGTACACTATTCTGGCTTGAGTTCTTGACTGGTTTGGTCGCTTTAATCGCATCCCTATTCGTCAAGTCAGACAAGGTTTACATTGAAACAAAGCCGGTCGCTAAGGAAGCCAGCCAACGTTTCGACATTCGTACCTTGATGGAGCCACGTGTATTGCCAATTTCATTGACCCTTGGTTTCGTGACAATTGGTTACGCTGCTTTGCAAGCCGACTTGGATTTCTTTGCGAGTCAATTGCACTTGGTGACGTTCGCGTCATACTTCTTCTTGGTTTACGCTTTCGTCATCTTGCTATCTCGTCCGCTCGTTGGTCGCTTGATGGATCGCAAGAACGAAAACTACGTCATTTATCCATCATTGGTTATTCTAGCAATCGGTTTGCTACTATTGGCCACAATGGTAAACGGTTGGATGATGTTGCTAGCTGCCATCTTCATCGGTGTCGGTTTCGGTAACTTCCAGTCTGCGGTTCAATCAACCACCTCACAAATAATTCCGGCTGACCGTTTGACGCAAGCCACAGCAACCTACTTCATTGCCTATGAAGCATCACTTGGTTTTGGTCCTTCAATTATCGGACTTTTCGAGCCTTACCTTGGTTATCGTCACCTCTTTATGGTCATGGTCGCCATTACGGTAATCGGCTTGGTCGTCTACCACTTGGTACACGGTCGCCGTGTGAAAGCATAA
- the pheT gene encoding phenylalanine--tRNA ligase subunit beta, giving the protein MKVSVNWLRDYLPIELPANELAEKISRTTVEIEGQYQPQANMKNIVIAKVLSVVPHPDSDHMVITQVDAGEDEPIQIVTGAPNVAEGQTVILAKHNSIVGGGQKIKKGKLRGEVSNGMLTALQELGFDDKVAPKDFEEGIWVFNDVDADELTPGENALHVLGMDDDVLETGITPNRADLFSMNGTAWEVAAILSEEPTLPTFELTETSEKTADLISATAPADLAPKYALRVVKNVEVKDSPLWLQRRLWTMGIRPISNVVDVTNLMLLTYGQPLHAFDLDTLPSKDIAVRTAKPAEKIKTLDGVEREASEGDIVIAAGDEALMFAGVMGGESTEVTAKTTNIVLEGAIFEPKAIRHAARDQNLHSEASTRFERGVNVEDTFTALDHAAALIAEIAGGDVTEGRVVAQDFEYEAPVVKVTTAHVNHVLGTEITDAEISAIFDRLFFDYELNDGEFTVTVPARRWDITIEADLVEEIARLYGYDNLPATLPTGETTPGKLTPKQALIRATRHDLEGLGLNQAISYVLTTPEKANNFQMHDGQPIQLDYPMSQDRQQTRGSLLTGLLDDVAYNVARKQADVALYEQGRVFVSNGDANQLPAEIEHVAGVITGNVLPRTWAEGAQKADFFALKGIVERLLANYVLAEDVRFVPTTERAEMHPGRTADIYVGETLIGFIGQVHPLTAKAYKVNETYAFELNLDAIFDLPKVKDGYEVVSRFPAVSRDLAILVDRDVPAADLRAAIVVAGGELLHDVELFDVYTGENVADDKKSLAYALTFVDVEKTLVDEDINAAVENITAALADQFSAEIR; this is encoded by the coding sequence ATGAAGGTTTCTGTAAATTGGTTGCGTGATTACTTGCCAATCGAGTTGCCAGCTAACGAGTTGGCCGAGAAGATTTCACGTACGACTGTTGAAATTGAAGGACAATACCAACCACAAGCAAACATGAAGAATATCGTGATTGCCAAGGTATTGTCAGTTGTGCCCCACCCAGATTCAGACCACATGGTGATTACCCAAGTGGACGCTGGTGAGGATGAGCCTATCCAAATCGTGACGGGTGCCCCAAACGTTGCCGAGGGTCAAACGGTTATTTTGGCTAAGCACAACTCAATCGTTGGCGGTGGCCAAAAGATTAAGAAGGGTAAGCTCCGTGGTGAAGTCTCAAACGGTATGTTGACGGCTTTGCAAGAGCTTGGCTTTGACGACAAGGTTGCCCCTAAGGACTTTGAAGAAGGTATCTGGGTCTTTAACGACGTTGATGCAGATGAATTGACGCCCGGTGAGAATGCCTTGCATGTTTTGGGTATGGATGATGACGTGCTTGAGACGGGTATTACGCCTAACCGTGCTGACTTGTTCTCAATGAACGGTACAGCTTGGGAAGTTGCAGCCATCTTGTCAGAAGAGCCAACGTTGCCAACGTTCGAATTGACGGAAACGTCAGAGAAGACGGCAGACTTGATTTCAGCTACGGCACCAGCTGACTTGGCCCCTAAGTACGCCTTGCGTGTGGTTAAGAACGTTGAAGTCAAGGATTCACCATTGTGGTTGCAACGCCGTTTGTGGACGATGGGAATTCGTCCAATTTCTAACGTTGTCGACGTGACGAACTTGATGTTGTTGACGTACGGTCAACCATTGCACGCCTTTGACTTGGATACATTACCAAGCAAGGACATTGCGGTTCGTACGGCTAAGCCTGCTGAAAAGATTAAGACGTTGGACGGCGTTGAGCGTGAAGCATCAGAAGGTGACATTGTGATTGCCGCTGGTGATGAAGCGTTGATGTTTGCTGGTGTTATGGGTGGTGAGTCAACTGAAGTTACTGCTAAGACGACCAACATCGTTTTGGAAGGGGCTATCTTTGAGCCTAAGGCCATCCGTCACGCTGCTCGTGACCAAAACTTGCACTCAGAAGCATCAACGCGTTTCGAACGTGGTGTGAACGTTGAAGATACGTTTACGGCATTGGATCACGCGGCAGCTTTGATTGCTGAAATCGCTGGTGGTGATGTGACTGAAGGTCGTGTCGTTGCACAAGACTTTGAGTACGAAGCACCAGTTGTTAAGGTGACGACTGCTCACGTTAACCACGTATTGGGAACGGAAATCACGGATGCTGAAATCTCAGCTATCTTTGATCGCTTGTTCTTCGACTACGAGTTGAACGACGGTGAATTCACTGTGACTGTACCAGCCCGTCGTTGGGACATCACGATTGAAGCTGACTTGGTCGAAGAAATCGCCCGTTTGTACGGTTACGACAACTTGCCAGCAACGTTGCCAACTGGTGAAACGACACCAGGTAAGTTGACGCCAAAGCAAGCCTTGATTCGTGCAACGCGCCACGACTTGGAAGGCTTGGGATTGAACCAAGCGATTTCATACGTGTTGACGACACCTGAGAAGGCTAACAACTTCCAAATGCACGATGGGCAACCAATTCAATTGGACTACCCAATGTCACAAGATCGCCAACAAACGCGTGGTAGCTTGTTGACTGGTTTGCTTGATGATGTTGCGTACAACGTTGCTCGTAAGCAGGCTGATGTGGCTTTGTATGAGCAAGGTCGTGTCTTCGTTTCTAATGGGGATGCCAACCAATTGCCAGCCGAAATCGAGCACGTTGCCGGTGTTATCACAGGCAACGTCTTGCCACGTACTTGGGCAGAAGGTGCACAAAAGGCTGACTTCTTCGCTTTGAAGGGTATCGTTGAGCGTCTATTGGCTAACTACGTTTTGGCTGAAGATGTGCGCTTTGTGCCAACGACTGAGCGTGCTGAAATGCACCCAGGTCGTACGGCTGACATCTACGTTGGTGAGACGTTGATCGGATTTATCGGTCAAGTACACCCATTGACGGCTAAGGCTTACAAGGTTAACGAAACGTATGCCTTTGAGTTGAACTTGGATGCCATTTTCGACTTGCCAAAGGTGAAGGACGGTTATGAAGTGGTATCACGCTTCCCAGCCGTTTCTCGTGACTTGGCCATCTTGGTTGATCGCGATGTACCAGCCGCTGATTTGCGTGCTGCCATCGTCGTTGCCGGTGGTGAGTTGTTACATGATGTAGAACTATTTGACGTTTACACGGGTGAAAACGTGGCTGATGATAAGAAGTCATTGGCTTACGCATTGACATTCGTTGACGTTGAGAAGACGTTGGTTGATGAAGACATTAACGCAGCTGTTGAAAACATTACCGCTGCGTTGGCTGACCAATTTAGCGCCGAAATTCGTTAA
- the pheS gene encoding phenylalanine--tRNA ligase subunit alpha, with protein sequence MSLQDELTQLRDQALGEIEATTDLKALNQVRVNWLGKKGPLTEVLRGMKDLTPEERPVVGALANEVRDALTEAIATRQTSLEEAALNAQLAAETLDVTLPGRATVQGQPHVLQQIIESLEDQFLGMGYQVIEGPEVEQDKYNFEMMNLPKDHPARDMQDTFYITPEILMRTQTSPVQARTLESHDFNAGPLKMVSPGRVYRRDTDDATHSHQFHQMEGLVIDKHITMGDLKGTLLAVARKLFGEDHEIRLRPSYFPFTEPSVEVDVSWNAVTPDMAPEDIEWIEVLGAGMVHPNVLRMAGVDPEVYGGFAFGLGPDRFAMLKYGVEDIRNFYLNDVRFLTQFDQKG encoded by the coding sequence ATGAGTTTACAAGACGAGCTCACGCAATTGCGCGATCAAGCATTGGGCGAGATTGAAGCAACGACTGACTTGAAGGCTTTGAACCAAGTGCGTGTTAACTGGCTTGGTAAAAAGGGACCGTTGACTGAAGTGTTGCGCGGTATGAAGGATTTGACGCCAGAAGAGCGACCTGTTGTGGGAGCTTTGGCTAACGAGGTACGCGATGCCTTGACTGAGGCCATTGCGACACGTCAAACGTCATTGGAAGAGGCAGCTTTGAATGCCCAATTGGCAGCTGAAACGTTGGATGTTACGTTGCCAGGTCGTGCGACTGTACAAGGTCAACCACACGTGTTGCAACAAATCATTGAGTCATTGGAAGACCAATTCCTTGGCATGGGTTACCAAGTCATTGAAGGTCCTGAAGTTGAGCAAGATAAGTACAACTTTGAGATGATGAACTTGCCAAAGGATCACCCAGCCCGTGATATGCAAGATACGTTCTACATCACGCCTGAAATCTTGATGCGTACGCAAACGTCTCCTGTGCAAGCTCGTACATTGGAGTCACACGACTTTAATGCTGGACCTTTGAAGATGGTTTCACCAGGTCGCGTTTACCGTCGTGACACAGACGATGCCACGCACTCACACCAATTCCACCAAATGGAAGGATTGGTTATCGACAAGCACATCACGATGGGTGACTTGAAGGGAACGCTTTTGGCAGTTGCACGTAAGTTGTTCGGTGAGGACCACGAAATTCGTTTGCGTCCTTCATACTTCCCATTCACGGAGCCTTCAGTTGAAGTTGACGTGTCATGGAACGCTGTGACACCAGACATGGCCCCTGAAGACATCGAGTGGATCGAAGTGCTTGGTGCTGGTATGGTGCACCCTAACGTTTTGCGCATGGCCGGTGTTGACCCAGAAGTTTACGGCGGATTCGCCTTTGGCTTGGGACCTGACCGTTTTGCAATGTTGAAGTATGGTGTCGAAGACATCCGTAACTTCTACTTGAACGATGTGCGTTTCTTGACGCAATTTGACCAGAAAGGATAA
- a CDS encoding lipid II:glycine glycyltransferase FemX yields MPVLDMNDAAAVERFTTFVRNSKFGQVTQDLGWAHVKNNWEPRHAYVEDADGNIIAAISLLLTQTPTGKKFAYASKGPVMDVTDLDLLDKLVAEAKLAVADDDVYVIRMDPEVPYSDEFNDALRARGYETRNRNVADQGMHATIQPRLNMVIDLTAKPDAKETLDLYPSKTKSKLKRPVRDGVTVRWANDEAAVDAFFETYAGMAQRHGISHRPKEYFERMREAFADDDIMRIYIAEREGELLSTGMGFKYGDKIWYMYAGSFDGNIYYAPYAVQTAMIQWAMDSGVSLYDMGGIEEASDQDGLFVFKRTFVKDDPREYIGEIDVVVDEDAYTELVRK; encoded by the coding sequence ATGCCAGTTTTGGATATGAATGATGCAGCTGCTGTTGAACGTTTTACGACGTTTGTCCGCAACTCAAAGTTCGGCCAAGTGACACAAGACTTGGGCTGGGCACATGTTAAGAACAATTGGGAGCCACGCCACGCGTACGTTGAAGACGCTGACGGCAACATCATCGCTGCCATTTCACTATTGTTGACACAAACGCCAACCGGTAAGAAGTTTGCCTACGCATCAAAGGGACCAGTGATGGACGTTACTGACCTTGATTTGTTGGATAAGTTGGTTGCGGAAGCTAAGCTCGCCGTAGCCGATGATGATGTGTACGTCATTCGTATGGATCCTGAGGTGCCTTACTCAGATGAGTTTAATGACGCTTTGCGTGCCCGCGGTTACGAAACACGTAACCGTAATGTGGCTGACCAAGGGATGCACGCCACAATCCAACCACGTTTGAACATGGTGATTGATTTGACGGCTAAGCCAGATGCCAAGGAAACGTTGGATTTGTACCCTTCTAAGACGAAGTCAAAGTTGAAGCGTCCCGTACGCGATGGCGTGACTGTTCGTTGGGCCAACGACGAAGCTGCCGTTGATGCCTTCTTCGAGACATACGCCGGTATGGCCCAACGTCACGGTATCTCACACCGCCCAAAGGAATACTTTGAGCGTATGCGTGAAGCCTTTGCTGATGATGATATCATGCGTATCTACATTGCCGAACGTGAAGGCGAATTGCTTTCAACTGGCATGGGCTTTAAGTATGGTGACAAGATTTGGTACATGTATGCCGGTTCATTCGACGGTAACATCTACTACGCACCATACGCTGTTCAAACGGCTATGATTCAATGGGCCATGGATTCAGGTGTTTCATTGTACGACATGGGTGGTATTGAAGAAGCGTCAGATCAAGATGGTTTGTTCGTCTTCAAGCGTACATTCGTTAAGGATGACCCACGTGAATACATCGGTGAAATCGACGTCGTTGTTGACGAAGACGCCTACACAGAATTAGTTCGCAAATAA
- a CDS encoding TrmH family RNA methyltransferase — protein METITSVQNGRVKSWQKLQTKKGRQASKTYLLDGWHLVQEAIQHDGKLHAIMATPEQLAEHQDDLPLGVPVFEITADIAKKLSDLVTPQGIFAEVSLPTATREPQFIHDGAWLFLDAIQDPGNVGTMIRTADAAGFAGVVFGDGSVDPYSPKALRAMQGSQFHMTLTTGNLQEWTAAFTQNDMNVYGTQLDPEAADLFTIPAQTQFALIMGNEGQGMNPELAKMTTKNLYIPISGQAESLNVGVAAGIAMFALKAR, from the coding sequence ATGGAAACTATTACATCAGTACAAAATGGCCGTGTTAAGTCATGGCAAAAGTTGCAAACGAAGAAGGGTCGCCAAGCAAGTAAGACATATTTGCTTGATGGCTGGCATTTGGTCCAAGAGGCCATTCAACACGATGGTAAGTTGCACGCGATTATGGCAACACCAGAACAATTGGCAGAACACCAAGATGACTTGCCACTTGGGGTACCGGTATTTGAAATTACGGCCGATATCGCTAAGAAGCTATCAGACTTGGTAACGCCACAAGGTATCTTTGCGGAAGTCTCATTGCCAACAGCAACGCGTGAGCCACAATTTATTCACGACGGGGCTTGGTTGTTCTTAGATGCGATTCAAGATCCAGGTAATGTTGGGACAATGATTCGTACGGCAGACGCAGCTGGCTTTGCCGGTGTTGTGTTTGGGGATGGATCAGTTGATCCTTATTCACCAAAGGCATTGCGTGCTATGCAAGGATCACAATTCCACATGACGTTGACGACTGGAAACTTGCAAGAGTGGACGGCAGCATTTACGCAAAACGACATGAACGTCTATGGTACACAATTGGATCCAGAAGCCGCCGACTTGTTCACTATTCCAGCGCAAACACAATTTGCGTTGATTATGGGAAACGAAGGTCAAGGTATGAATCCTGAATTGGCCAAGATGACAACGAAGAATCTTTACATCCCAATTTCTGGCCAAGCTGAATCACTAAACGTTGGTGTGGCAGCTGGTATTGCGATGTTCGCGTTGAAGGCACGCTAA